A genomic window from Streptomyces broussonetiae includes:
- a CDS encoding helicase associated domain-containing protein: MGSATGALTEERREQREDIDPSWCPAWPVEWQRAFRLTRLHLEAGGKLPMEPGTVMHQGEDLGRWVRTQRLGWDKLTSVQQWMLEHVLGIEPAAEDEKPKPRRSQADKWALSYAATKQYYEREGHLQVPRKHIETIVAGVDGEDQEERQIRLGAWISNQRSRAANLSPERIEQLSTIGMRWT; encoded by the coding sequence GTGGGATCGGCGACCGGCGCGCTGACGGAGGAACGGCGCGAGCAGCGGGAGGACATCGACCCCTCATGGTGCCCGGCCTGGCCAGTGGAATGGCAACGCGCCTTCCGCCTCACCCGGCTCCACCTCGAAGCCGGCGGCAAGCTCCCGATGGAGCCGGGCACCGTCATGCACCAGGGCGAGGACCTCGGCCGGTGGGTACGCACCCAGCGCCTGGGCTGGGACAAGCTCACCAGCGTGCAGCAGTGGATGCTGGAGCACGTCCTCGGGATCGAGCCCGCGGCCGAGGACGAGAAACCGAAGCCGCGCCGTAGCCAGGCCGACAAATGGGCCCTCAGCTACGCCGCCACCAAGCAGTACTACGAACGCGAAGGCCACCTCCAGGTGCCGCGCAAACACATCGAGACGATCGTGGCCGGCGTCGACGGCGAGGACCAGGAAGAGCGGCAGATCCGGCTCGGAGCATGGATCAGCAACCAACGCAGCAGAGCCGCGAACCTGTCCCCGGAGCGGATCGAGCAACTGTCCACCATCGGCATGCGATGGACATAA
- a CDS encoding chromosome partitioning protein: MTGIEIVVGYLCAWGVRKARRVGDRADEEVDRALDAGMDRLHDLVSQKLGEDTALQRLTEEAASGQSAPSDRTRQRVQLALEDAAEHDPAFAADLEYAVQHLRAMDRTAADHIEFQHNTFHGPVQVKGVQHNHPGATR, encoded by the coding sequence GTGACGGGGATCGAGATCGTGGTCGGGTACCTCTGTGCATGGGGTGTCCGCAAGGCCCGGCGAGTGGGCGATCGCGCGGATGAGGAGGTCGACCGGGCGCTGGACGCGGGAATGGACCGTCTACACGACCTGGTCAGCCAGAAGCTCGGGGAAGACACCGCGTTGCAGCGGCTCACGGAGGAAGCTGCCAGCGGGCAAAGCGCCCCTAGCGACCGCACGCGGCAGCGGGTCCAGCTCGCTTTGGAGGACGCCGCCGAACACGATCCCGCGTTCGCAGCCGACCTGGAGTACGCGGTCCAGCACTTGCGGGCCATGGACCGGACGGCCGCAGACCATATTGAGTTCCAGCACAACACCTTCCACGGCCCGGTCCAGGTCAAGGGCGTACAGCACAACCACCCGGGCGCCACGCGGTGA